One genomic segment of Candidatus Berkiella aquae includes these proteins:
- the rplA gene encoding 50S ribosomal protein L1, with amino-acid sequence MAKLSKRMSAIAEKVTANKVYALDDALTILKQLSSVKFVESMDVAVMLGIDPKKSDQVVRGATLLPNGTGRDMRVAVFAQGANAQAAKDAGAEFVGFEDLADQIKQMADTGKWEFDVLIATPDAMRLVGQLGRVLGPRGLMPNPKVGTVTTDVAKAVKNAKAGQVSFRSDKGGIVHCTIGKVNFEVKALRENLEKLVMDLRRAKPSTSKGVYMRRITLTTTMGPGLIIDQGSLSI; translated from the coding sequence ATGGCAAAACTATCAAAAAGAATGTCAGCGATTGCTGAAAAAGTAACAGCGAATAAAGTCTATGCATTAGACGATGCCTTAACCATTTTGAAGCAACTTTCAAGCGTTAAGTTCGTTGAAAGTATGGACGTTGCCGTTATGCTTGGTATTGACCCTAAGAAGTCTGATCAAGTTGTGCGCGGCGCAACCTTGTTACCAAATGGTACAGGTCGTGATATGCGTGTTGCAGTATTTGCACAAGGTGCAAATGCGCAAGCTGCTAAAGATGCGGGCGCAGAATTTGTTGGCTTTGAAGATCTTGCTGATCAAATCAAACAAATGGCTGATACCGGTAAATGGGAATTCGATGTTCTGATTGCAACCCCTGATGCAATGCGTCTTGTTGGTCAATTAGGCCGAGTATTGGGTCCTCGTGGTTTAATGCCAAATCCTAAAGTTGGTACCGTAACAACCGACGTTGCTAAAGCAGTTAAAAATGCGAAAGCAGGCCAGGTTTCTTTCCGTAGTGATAAAGGCGGCATCGTTCATTGCACTATCGGTAAAGTCAATTTTGAAGTAAAAGCACTTCGCGAAAACCTAGAGAAATTAGTGATGGATTTGCGCAGAGCAAAACCCAGCACCTCAAAAGGCGTTTATATGCGAAGAATTACCTTGACCACAACGATGGGGCCAGGCCTTATCATTGACCAAGGTTCGTTAAGTATCTAA